From Scomber scombrus chromosome 6, fScoSco1.1, whole genome shotgun sequence, the proteins below share one genomic window:
- the aass gene encoding LOW QUALITY PROTEIN: alpha-aminoadipic semialdehyde synthase, mitochondrial (The sequence of the model RefSeq protein was modified relative to this genomic sequence to represent the inferred CDS: inserted 1 base in 1 codon; substituted 1 base at 1 genomic stop codon): MFRLLSRQGKRTPCCLAGQRRHGHHKAVIAIRREDINPWERRAPLAPRHVKELTHAGVKVLVQPSNRRAIHEKYYMKAGAVVQEDISEASLIIGVKRMPEEKIIPKKTYAFFSHTIKAQEANMGLLEDLLKKEVRLIDYEKMVDANGYRIVAFGQWAGVAGTMLKEXLNILHGLGLRYLALGHHTPFMHIGMAHNYRNVSQAVQAVXDCGYEISMGLMPKSIGPVTFCFTGTGNVSKGAQDIINELPVEYVEPHELKDVCEAGDMTKVYATVLSRHHHLIRKSDGVYDPFEYEHHPELYTSNFRTSVAPYTNCLINGIYWDRLTPRLLRRLDAQKLIRPPKTLATVGEGSPQLPHKLLAICDISADAGGSIEFMNDCTTIDKPFCMYDADQHIDHDSVEGNGILMCSIDNLPAQLPIEATEYFGDRLFPYIWEMLPSDATRPLDEEEFSPQVRDAVITSNGVLTPKFEYIDKLRERREKAQIMKKSGMKRVLLLGSGYVSGPVVEYLTRDERTQVTVASVLLRQAEELAAKYPNTIPVMLDATSQEGHLDSLVKDHDLVISMLPYAYHPLIAKHCINRKVNMVTASYLSPAMKELQSSAEEAGVTIVNEMGLDPGIDHMLAMECIDRAKADGCTVESYSSFCGGLPAPECSDNPLRYKFSWSPYGVLLNTISPAIFLKDGEVVSIPEGGALMDSTSPMDFLPGFNLEGFPNRDSTKYAEPYGIQTAHTLIRGTLRFKGFSKAMSGFLKVGLINSEPCPILQSTASPVSWKELLCQQMGLSSSMSQEAFEEAVYERIEKDDLRMDSLRWFGMLSDEAVPHADSVLAALTKHLEAKLSFDKDERDMIIMRNDVGLRHPTGELETKHISLVVYGDPNGFSAMAKTVGYPAAIAARMVLDGDISTKGLVIPMTKEIYAPVLTRLKDEGLNFMSKSTLQE; encoded by the exons ATGTTCCGACTCCTCAGTCGTCAAGGTAAGAGGACGCCTTGCTGCCTCGCAGGCCAGCGTCGCCATGGCCACCACAAGGCCGTCATAGCCATCCGCCGTGAGGACATCAACCCCTGGGAGAGGAGAGCGCCGCTGGCTCCGCGCCACGTCAAAGAACTCACCCATGCCGGCGTCAAAGTCCTGGTCCAACCCTCCAACCGCAGAGCGATCCACGAGAAG TATTACATGAAAGCGGGGGCCGTCGTTCAGGAGGACATCTCAGAGGCTTCTCTGATCATCGGGGTGAAGAGGATGCCTGAGGAGAAGATCATTCCCAAGAAGACCTACGCCTTCTTTTCCCACACCATCAAGGCTCAGGAGGCCAACATGGGCCTTCTGGAGGACCTGCTGAAGAAG GAGGTTCGTCTGATTGATTATGAGAAGATGGTCGACGCTAACGGCTACCGGATCGTAGCGTTTGGCCAGTGGGCCGGTGTTGCAGGTACGATGTTAAAA gAATGATTAAATATCCTGCATGGACTGGGTCTGCGTTACCTGGCGTTAGGACATCACACTCCCTTCATG CACATCGGCATGGCTCACAACTACAGGAACGTGAGCCAGGCCGTGCAGGCAG AGGATTGTGGGTATGAGATCTCCATGGGCCTCATGCCTAAATCCATCGGCCCCGTGACGTTTTGTTTCACCGGAACCGGAAACGTGTCCAAG GGAGCCCAAGACATCATCAACGAGCTTCCTGTTGAATATGTTGAACCTCATGAGTTGAAGGATGTCTGTGAAGCTGGAG ATATGACCAAAGTGTACGCCACCGTTCTGAGCCGACATCACCACCTGATCAGGAAGAGCGATGGCGTTTACGACCCCTTCGAGTATGAACACCACCCAGAACTGTACACCTCCAACTTCAGGACCAGC GTGGCTCCTTACACAAACTGCCTGATCAACGGTATCTACTGGGACCGTCTAACCCCCCGACTCCTCAGACGGCTGGACGCCCAGAAGCTCATCAGACCGCCCAAAACCTTGGCGACGGTCGGCGAAGGCTCACCGCAGCTGCCTCACAA gctgCTGGCCATCTGCGACATATCAGCCGACGCCGGCGGCTCCATAGAGTTCATGAACGATTGCACAACCATCGATAAACCTTTCTGCATGTACGACGCCGACCAGCACATCGATCACGACAG CGTGGAGGGAAACGGGATCCTCATGTGCTCCATCGACAACCTTCCCGCTCAGCTCCCCATCGAGGCCACGGAGTACTTTGGAGACCGACTCTTCCCCTACATCTGGGAGATG CTGCCTTCAGACGCCACCAGACCGCTGGACGAGGAGGAGTTCAGCCCACAAGTCAGAGAC GCTGTCATCACCTCTAACGGAGTCCTCACCCCGAAGTTCGAATACATTGACAAACTTCGGGAAAGAAG GGAGAAAGCTCAGATCATGAAGAAGAGCGGGATGAAGCGTGTTCTGCTGCTGGGATCCGGTTACGTCTCCGGTCCCGTTGTTGAGTATCTGACCCGCGATGAGAGGACTCAGGTGACTGTCG cgTCGGTGCTGCTGAGGCAGGCGGAGGAGCTGGCAGCTAAATATCCCAACACCATCCCCGTGATGCTGGACGCCACCAGCCAGGAAGGACACCTCGACTCTCTGGTCAAAGATCACGACCTGGTCATCAG CATGCTGCCGTACGCCTACCACCCGCTCATCGCCAAGCACTGCATCAACAGGAAGGTGAACATGGTGACGGCCAGCTACCTGAGTCCTGCCATGAAGGAGCTGCAGAGCAG cgctGAAGAGGCAGGCGTCACCATAGTGAATGAGATGGGGTTGGACCCGGGCATCGACCACATGCTCGCCATGGAGTGTATCGACCGAGCCAAAGCTGACGGCTGCAct GTGGAGTCCTACAGCTCGTTCTGTGGAGGACTTCCTGCTCCAGAGTGTTCAGACAATCCTCTCCGTTATAAGTTCAGCTGGAGTCCGTACGGCGTTCTGCTCAACACCATCAGCCCCGCCATCTTCCTCAAAGATGGAGAG gtggTGAGCATCCCAGAAGGCGGTGCTCTGATGGACTCGACGTCACCGATGGATTTCCTTCCCGGGTTCAACCTGGAAGGATTCCCCAACCGGGACAGCACCAAGTACGCCGAGCCGTACGGCATCCAGACGGCTCACACTCTGATCAGAGGAACGCTGCGCTTCAAG GGATTCTCCAAGGCCATGAGCGGTTTTCTCAAAGTGGGTCTGATCAACAGCGAGCCCTGTCCCATCCTGCAGAGCACTGCTTCTCCTGTCTCCTGG AAAGAGCTCCTCTGTCAGCAGATGGGATTGTCCTCCTCCATGTCTCAGGAGGCTTTTGAAGAAGCCGTGTACGAACGCATCGAAAAGGACGACTTAAGGATGGACTCTCTGAGATG gtttGGGATGCTGAGCGACGAGGCAGTGCCTCACGCAGACAGCGTCCTGGCTGCTCTCACAAAACATCTGGAAGCCAAACTGTCCTTCG ATAAGGACGAGCGAGATATGATCATCATGAGGAACGATGTGGGACTTCGCCACCCAACCGGCGAGCTGGAGACCAAACACATCAGCCTGGTGGTGTACGGCGATCCCAACGGTTTCTCCGCCATGGCCAAGACTGTAGGATACCCAGCAGCCATTGCAGCACGCATGGTTCTTGATG GTGACATCAGCACAAAGGGTCTGGTGATTCCTATGACGAAGGAGATCTATGCACCAGTGCTGACCCGGCTGAAGGATGAAGGGCTGAACTTCATGTCTAAGAGCACCTTGCAGGAGTAA